CAGAAATACTCAAAATATCTGTTTCATTATTCTGAACTTTTTTTTCATAATTAACTTTTGTTGATATAATTTTTCCATTGTTAGCATCTATTTTAAAAATCATCTTAGAATTACCATCTATAATTTCTATTTCCCATATTGGCTTTTTTTTATAATACTCAAGTTCTATAGAATTTAATTCTCCATTTTTACTAAAAGATAGAGCCTTACTCAAAGCTTCATCTTTAGTAAATTTTACATCACTAAAAGAAATACAATTTAATGTTAAAAATAAAAATAATAAAGCTTTTTTCAAAAAATTCCTCCTTAATACTTGATAAAAAAATTATACCTACTTAATATGAATACAAAATGAATGAAAAAATAATAAAGTATCAAGTAAAAAAAACTTAAATTTAAGTTTAAAAAATGGTATAATAGTAATAATGGAAAAAATTAAAAAGAAAGGAGAAATATGATATGTTTATAATATAAATATATCATATTTGGAGTTATGAATAAAAAACAAGAAATAGAAAAAACGCTTAAGCGTTATTTAAAAAGAAAAATAAGTATAACTAAAGGTACAATAACAACATTTTTAATTACTGGATTATTAATATCTAGTAATATATTTGCTGCTGCTAATTTTACTGATGGTAATGGAAGTATTGCAAGTAGTACAGATAATGTTGCTATAGTAGGTAAAGTATCTAACTCTGCAGGAGGACAAGGTAATGTTGTAGTGGGTTCATATGCAAAAGTAGGATATACAGGTGCTAATATAGGACAATCAATTGCTATTGGAGGAGGAGGAGGATCTGGTAATATAAATGAAGCAGATGCTACATATGAAAAAGCCGGAAATTCTACACCTGGAGCTTGGGCAAGAGGAGATCAGTCTATCTCTATAGGGGGAAATACAGTATCTTGGGGACATTCTTCTATAGCTATAGGTGGAGATGATGTAGATTCAGCTGCAAAAATGGAAACAAGATATACAAAAACTGATGGAACTGTTACAACAGGAACTTTAGAAGAAGCTTTTAAAAATTTAACAGGAGGTACTTTAGCCCCTAAGGTTGGAGCAATAACTCCTCAAACATATATTTCAACAATTTCAAAACATGCAGCTATTGCAATGGGTGCAAAAACAAAAGCAGGGGATTTATCGGTTTCAATAGGAACATTTTCAAATGCTGAAAC
This window of the Streptobacillus felis genome carries:
- a CDS encoding PepSY domain-containing protein, with translation MKKALLFLFLTLNCISFSDVKFTKDEALSKALSFSKNGELNSIELEYYKKKPIWEIEIIDGNSKMIFKIDANNGKIISTKVNYEKKVQNNETDILSISEIKYIISKHVKHPIYTEISLDKNFGKKIYNIKIVDNNIVISYIIDAHTGEILEIEK